In the Candidatus Wallbacteria bacterium genome, one interval contains:
- a CDS encoding MATE family efflux transporter, with product MTSNGFRDFLPSLLRIAIPVALQNLIISSLNFFDTLMVGQLGETALASVSLANQIYFLNILFLVGVNTGTGIFVSQFWGKKDLPGIRRYSTVAMILSLLGGIGFMIPALCIPERLLSLFSRDLAVIKVGGSYLAYVALAYIFTAASFCLTNLLRSTESAVMPTIISLIGVITNIALNYAMIYGHWGFPRLGVIGSALGTDFARALECLLLVFFILNKRSDIAPGFTELKGLDLRFLRGYFTVVLPVIGNEIFWSFGMVSIQAIYPHISTQAAASVGITNAMERLAFVLFVGQASGGAVLVGKAIGEKRRDLAERYSSYLGRISVLVGILAGILISMTARPFLSLYEITPVVASTTLNMLSAYSVFLPFVSVTIVFFMGVFRASGDTGFCFWFDVLSIWAVQLPAGYIVAFILHQPAEWVYGVIMALEAPKLIVMFWRFRSGRWYHDLT from the coding sequence ATGACCAGCAACGGATTCCGGGATTTTCTACCGAGTCTACTGCGGATCGCCATTCCTGTGGCTCTGCAAAACCTGATCATTTCCTCGTTGAATTTCTTCGACACCCTGATGGTCGGGCAGCTGGGTGAAACTGCCCTGGCATCGGTTTCCCTTGCTAATCAGATCTATTTTCTGAATATACTCTTCCTGGTCGGAGTGAATACTGGAACCGGAATTTTCGTATCCCAGTTCTGGGGGAAAAAAGATCTCCCTGGTATCCGGCGCTATTCGACTGTAGCCATGATCCTGTCGCTGCTGGGCGGGATCGGATTCATGATCCCGGCTCTCTGCATTCCTGAGCGGCTGCTTTCGCTCTTTTCACGGGATCTGGCGGTAATCAAGGTCGGAGGAAGTTACCTCGCCTATGTGGCACTTGCCTATATATTCACAGCAGCCTCGTTCTGCCTGACCAATCTGCTGCGCAGCACCGAATCAGCAGTGATGCCCACAATCATCAGTCTGATCGGAGTAATCACCAACATCGCACTGAATTATGCAATGATTTACGGGCACTGGGGATTTCCACGCCTGGGAGTGATCGGTTCAGCCCTGGGAACGGATTTCGCGCGAGCCCTGGAATGCCTGCTCCTCGTGTTTTTCATCCTCAATAAAAGATCGGACATCGCGCCGGGATTCACTGAACTGAAGGGTCTGGATCTTAGATTCCTAAGGGGCTATTTTACTGTAGTGCTGCCTGTGATCGGCAATGAGATCTTCTGGTCATTCGGAATGGTTTCGATTCAAGCTATCTATCCTCATATCAGCACCCAGGCTGCTGCATCAGTCGGCATCACGAACGCCATGGAAAGGCTGGCCTTTGTTCTCTTCGTCGGGCAGGCATCAGGTGGAGCAGTACTGGTAGGCAAAGCCATTGGTGAAAAGAGAAGGGATCTGGCTGAGCGGTACTCCAGTTATCTGGGCCGGATTTCTGTTCTGGTGGGGATTCTGGCCGGGATTCTAATCAGTATGACTGCCAGGCCATTCCTGTCACTGTATGAAATAACTCCAGTAGTGGCGAGTACCACCCTGAACATGCTCAGCGCTTATAGTGTGTTCCTGCCGTTCGTCTCTGTGACAATCGTCTTTTTCATGGGCGTGTTCAGAGCTTCAGGAGACACAGGATTCTGCTTCTGGTTCGATGTGCTGTCGATCTGGGCTGTCCAGCTCCCTGCCGGGTATATTGTGGCCTTTATCCTGCATCAGCCGGCTGAATGGGTCTATGGAGTGATCATGGCTCTGGAAGCACCCAAACTGATTGTGATGTTCTGGCGCTTCAGATCAGGACGATGGTATCATGATTTAACTTGA
- a CDS encoding clostripain-related cysteine peptidase: MKRTGTGFGKSFLVLSIILITLSYAGTLQAADKAWTIMIYVDADNSLQEALMEDVNEMEMVGSSDDVNIVVEIDRLNKNMKGFKGEPWDNTRRYFIKKDDDSKEIKSELLENMPEQNMGDPQTLVDFIKFCHEKYPAQKYALILENHGDGWRKANRGTDRGICEDDTSNDKLTLPELKSALELGTCGLGKKFDAMEFDACLMAMLEVSSQIRNYVEFASFSQEEEPGAGNPYDKLLTQIKGSTDGKGFVMAVVQTYLDSYSSNVTKSAVDMSKLPALEKAVDEFAKTSIEKMKDAAPGIKAAIDETKSFRIATYKDFDDFIDRFNAKYHDQQIRDKVVAAHAAFMAAVIKNGKTENANGLSIWIPKDKAEFKSRPDYLELEMNLSTAWGEFLGNYFEKALTGN; the protein is encoded by the coding sequence ATGAAAAGAACGGGTACAGGTTTCGGGAAATCGTTTCTGGTTCTGTCGATCATCTTAATCACCCTGAGTTATGCTGGCACACTGCAGGCTGCTGACAAGGCCTGGACGATCATGATTTATGTCGATGCAGACAACAGTCTGCAGGAAGCACTGATGGAAGATGTGAATGAGATGGAAATGGTCGGTTCTTCAGATGATGTGAACATAGTCGTGGAGATTGACCGGCTGAACAAGAACATGAAAGGATTCAAGGGAGAACCTTGGGACAACACGCGCAGGTATTTCATAAAAAAAGACGATGACAGCAAGGAAATAAAGTCTGAACTGCTTGAGAACATGCCTGAGCAGAACATGGGCGATCCCCAGACCCTGGTTGATTTCATCAAATTCTGCCATGAAAAATATCCAGCTCAGAAATACGCCCTGATCCTGGAGAACCACGGGGACGGCTGGAGAAAGGCTAACCGGGGCACTGACCGTGGAATCTGCGAAGACGACACAAGCAATGACAAGCTCACTTTGCCTGAACTGAAGAGCGCTCTGGAACTGGGGACCTGCGGACTCGGGAAAAAATTTGACGCCATGGAATTCGATGCCTGCCTGATGGCCATGCTGGAGGTCTCCTCACAGATCAGAAATTACGTGGAATTCGCCTCGTTCTCCCAGGAGGAGGAACCAGGTGCCGGTAACCCCTACGACAAACTTCTTACCCAGATCAAGGGATCAACTGACGGGAAAGGCTTTGTGATGGCTGTTGTTCAGACTTATCTCGACTCATACTCAAGCAATGTCACCAAGTCCGCAGTGGACATGTCCAAGCTCCCGGCGCTGGAGAAAGCGGTCGACGAGTTCGCCAAAACCAGCATTGAGAAGATGAAGGACGCTGCCCCTGGGATCAAGGCCGCAATCGATGAAACAAAGAGCTTCAGGATCGCCACATACAAGGATTTCGACGATTTCATTGACCGTTTCAATGCCAAATATCATGACCAGCAGATCAGGGACAAGGTAGTTGCAGCGCATGCCGCTTTCATGGCAGCAGTGATCAAGAACGGCAAGACAGAAAACGCCAACGGTCTCTCGATCTGGATCCCCAAAGACAAGGCTGAATTCAAATCCAGGCCCGATTATCTCGAACTGGAAATGAATCTTTCTACAGCCTGGGGGGAATTTTTAGGAAATTACTTCGAAAAAGCCTTGACCGGAAATTAA